The genomic segment TTTCATAGGAGTTTAGCAGCTAGATATCTTTATTGAAGAAACGATATTAACTTAAAAGAAGGGTGGAAGAATATGAAAAGAACCTTATATCTTTTGAGTATTGTGACCACAATTTTAATTCTCGTAGCCTGTGGCAATCAAAAAGGGAGTGAGTACCCTAAGGAAATTGAACAACTTAGTTTTACTGAATTTGCTCAACTCTTATCTGAGAGGGAAAATATAAATTTACAAGATGCCAGGGTAAATAAATTTAGACTCGTTTACTCTAAAGAAGGTAAAATTAAAGAAATTCGGTTTGATACATTTTCAGATGATGATAACTATATTCAAATTTTATATGGTCCAGAATATAAGGAAGCCTTAGTTATTAACAAGACAAAATGGGATTTAGAAATGAAAAAAGAACTTCCGTTACTTGATAGGCTATTTAAAACTTTTGATTCAGTGGGTTGGAGTGAGTTTGAAAAAAGAATCCCTGAGTATCAAGCAGACTTTGAATACTATCTATTTCCTTATAGAGTTGCTTTCGGAAAGTTAGATATCGATGGAACAGTGTATAGAGTTAATGAGAATGGGATTAGAGAGTTAGAATCTGAAGACGAAATGACTATAAACGATGGTGAAAATCTACTCTTAGGTAAGCATTTAAATTACTCAAAAAGTACCGTGCTATATATTATAGAGTAAGATTATTTATAAAAATTAATCCCTTTAGTAAGTGTTATTATCACTGCTCAGGTTACAGCTTCGTATAACAACGCATCACCACAAGGGTGCGGAAGCATTAGATACACGAAGAAATACAAAGATGTACAAGCACGAAGCAACTGCCGCACCACACCCCTGAGCCTAACCGAGGCGGCTTGTCCAAGACTAAGATAAGAGCTATCTAACCCTCGTTCTGCGCCTGTAAGGCTCAGTGGCGTCGGTGATGCAAACCGTTATCCATAATATTGATGCTTACACTATTACCAAAAATTGCGTTTTCGGGTATAATAAGAGTATAAGTTTTAAAATGGAGGTGACGTGGGATGAGTGCAAAAGAAGAGATTTTAAAAATCATAAAAGAAATGCCTGAAAATTCAACTGTAGAGGATATTATGTATAGAATATATGCCCGTGCCCAAATTGAAGCTGGATTAAAAGAGCTAGATGAGGGAAAGGGAATTCCTCATAAAGAAGCAATGGAGAGAGTATCAAAGTGGTTAAATTAATATGGTCGCCAAAATCATTAAATGATTTAGAGGATATTTATAAATATATATCGGCTAATTCTGAATCAAATGCTAAACAGTATATCGAAAGAATAATTAAAAAAACAGAAAATATTTCAGACTTCCCATTTATCGGTAGGGTTGTACCTGAGACTAGCGACAACAAAATCAGGGAAATCATATCTAACAATCATAGAATTATATATAGGATAAAATCTGATTCAGTAGAAGTTGCTACAATATTTCATGTTGCCAGACAATTAGAAGAAGACAACATTTAGACATCATGTTATGAGGGAAATAGCATGAT from the Desulfuribacillus alkaliarsenatis genome contains:
- a CDS encoding LptM family lipoprotein, which codes for MKRTLYLLSIVTTILILVACGNQKGSEYPKEIEQLSFTEFAQLLSERENINLQDARVNKFRLVYSKEGKIKEIRFDTFSDDDNYIQILYGPEYKEALVINKTKWDLEMKKELPLLDRLFKTFDSVGWSEFEKRIPEYQADFEYYLFPYRVAFGKLDIDGTVYRVNENGIRELESEDEMTINDGENLLLGKHLNYSKSTVLYIIE
- a CDS encoding type II toxin-antitoxin system RelE/ParE family toxin, yielding MVKLIWSPKSLNDLEDIYKYISANSESNAKQYIERIIKKTENISDFPFIGRVVPETSDNKIREIISNNHRIIYRIKSDSVEVATIFHVARQLEEDNI